The Hippoglossus stenolepis isolate QCI-W04-F060 chromosome 12, HSTE1.2, whole genome shotgun sequence genome segment TTTTAATGGGGTTTTCAAtgaaattgtattgtatttaaattttttttcaattactCACTTAATTTTTCTCAGAATTGTCTTTActcttttagtattttattaattcaatttattttgtctttataattttcacatctcttttagcattttagcattttaatctttttttaccTGCATTTTGGTGTTTTCACACTTTCAAATGTATGAGATTTACTATAGGGTTTCCTCAGTTCCTGTTAATACCGTCTCGCtctaatgtttttattctgtgatgCACTTTGTGTTAcactgtttgtatgaaaagtcCTATTcaaataaagtctgattgattgattgattgattgattgattgattgattataaaCTTGAAGTATATTCCATCTTCCTGTTTGAAAGCTATGGTGGCAGTGTTGGAAAAGGTAGAAGCTTTATCTTTGCTTTACTTTAtcactttgtttatttgtttaatgtttgtctgtttagGGAACCATTGCCTCACATTTGTAGCCTAatgagtatttttacttttcttcctttaaatatgaatatttaaatatataattgttttgttatatttcgTCAGTAGTTAAGAAAATATTGAAGGCAGCACTTCAACAATTCTGTTTTTGGAAATTATTTGGATTGTAAGTGCTTGTACTAACCAGTCATTCCTACCGATTTTCTACGTATTTTTATCATATTGCTATGCGGGAATATTAAGTGCTCCTAAGTTTGTTGTGTGGTATAATGATTAAACTAAGATTAAAACATCAATACAATATCCACTGGAATAGTGGCATATTGACTCAGGGATCCCTTTCAATGCTTTATGATCCAGTACTAAAGCAAGGCccactgaaaataataattaattatcatATATTTTGTTATAGCATTTCATTAACGATGTATCAATTCCTGAAGTTGGAatgaaatcaattaaaaaacaattaaacaaatgcagtatttcacaaagcagcagcttttggggcccctgggtatTTGCCTCATGATTTGCCTTCAGTTAGGTCAGTTTGTAATCTAGCCTTTATGCATTAATTTAATATGCATTAAAgtatgtttaaaatgtcacatccTGCATGACTGTTGAGCTTTCTAGACACAACATATGACAGATGTtatattcatttcaatttctaaatgaaaaaaaatcattttactCATGTTTCCAAGCCAGATCTTTTCCATGTCAGAAGTCAAGGTCAGTTCCAACCCTCTGTCGCAGGGGCCTCTTGTGGTCGGACAGCATTAGGTCATTTTGCAACCATCCTCCAAGGTTAGTAGGGCTTAGGCTCTGATACAATATCCCTCAACCTCTATTACATATTATCAATTACCagtctgtgtatatatatatatatatatatatatatttgatgcCTTGAAAAACAGTTTCATGAGCAAATATGTTTCCCCACCCATAACATACAGATCATGTTTACTAACTTAGTTAATACAACATATTTTATAAGTCCAACAGATCTAAAACAACAGCTCACCTCAAACCATTGGATTAAACAGATGGATTAATGATGCAGATTTAGCAGTTCACCATAGGTGGCGCTGAAGGCTGCAGCAACGTCAGAACCTTCCCTCTAATATTCCCTCAAACAGTTGTTCAACTCTGtccacaaaaacagaaatagacAGGAAAGGTCCttgaaatgaagaaagaaatggcAGATGGCAGTCCTCCCTTCCACATCATCGATTTTTATTGTTCTAATGAAAAGAGGCTTTCCTTTCATAGTTtgacagttttcaaaataattgtTTGGGTAGATCACCTAAGTACATAACAAAACAGGTTAAgtacatgaaaaaaataatctgatttATATTACAATATACTATTTAACAATGTATTAAACACTTCATGTTGTCTGTTTAAACACTTAGGGTTTTTTACGTAGTGCTGGAGGAGGTAAAATTAATGttatcaaaaatatattcatcatATCAAAATTCTATTTATAAAGAtgatcagatttttattttttgtatagCAAAGAGTTTGTAGGAAAAATTGGTGAATGAACAGAATATAACACTTATCTATAGATCCTCTAGAGGGAGCCCCACCCCATCAAATAACTCACCCCTGACCCTCTTTGTCACAAACACATCAAGAGACAAGAAATGTCTAAAATCAGGTGAATTTGCAGTTTTTATTGTCCTTTTAATAGTGAAGACAATTCACAgttatgggaaaaaaaacattgttattgCCTTTATATtaagacaaacaacacagaatGATCTAAGGTGAACACAAGGCCTAGTAAAGTTAATCAGTGATAAAGTGCACTTCTCCCACGTCCTTCACGTAAGAGTGTTTATCTTCGTCCCAGCTGCTTCTTAAATGCCTTCAAGGACTTTGCCATCATTGGAGCAACTTCTGTAAGAACAATACAACTTTACAGATCTCAGGGAACATGAATTAGGTAAAGAAAAGGTGTAAAATAACTTGTTGTTATAGCTTTCATTTGAAGAACAccactggagaaaaaaaaaccatatAACATATCTGAACAGGCCAATCAGACCAGTTTGGAAGACAACGTTACATCTACAATAGTCTCCGTTCAGCTCACTTGTTTTTTTGCGGGGGTCTTGAGTAGTGCTTCCCCCAGAACTGGAGCTGCTGGGCCTGCTGGGCTCATTACAACTCGGCCGCAATCTGTTGTCTTCAACCTTGACACTGGAAATTTAGGTAATAACAGCACAAGCATAATTTAATCAAgagaattataaaaaaaacaatgcacagAAATTTACAAAATGAGTCTCCATCAACCTCCAGATGTCAGCATTACACCACAGCTAGTGAGCATGACATCCCATGTTGCAACAGTTCACAACAAAAGGAGCCCAGGCCGTGTTCAACAAGAATAAAACCAGTTTATCCAGCACATTGCTCCAATTCCTGCCTTTGGCTTGGGTCACCCAAAAAGCATTTCAGCCACAAGTATGCAACAGGTTACGATTCTGCTGAGCTGCCGCCGTTGACTGGTTAATGTGTAGTTAAGGGCTTTTATttagaggaggagcagagcgaCCACATTTCTCACCAGGTGTCCAGGCTTTACCAAAGATGAATTTAGAGCAATGCCCCAGTACGGCGCTTATTATTCTTTAGAATTAGGAAACAACTAAATTGCGTAATTTTCATGAACAAATTAAGAGAGATCAGAACCTGTATAGATATGTCTATATTTAGGATGCTGAACCCACCTGCACCTGGGCGGATGAGGCTGCTGACTAGCAGTTCCATGAATCTCCTGCTGAATTCGCACATCTCTCGGTGGCTTGGCAACAGTGTGAATAAATGCCATCTTCACCTGCCgacctggagaaaaaaaacaggggtACAGGATGTATTTAGGACCAAAAATACTTTTCAATCTATATAAAATATTCACTTTACATGGTTTATTTTACAATGGATGTAGTTTTTTTTGACAGTGATCAGAATTAACTAGTCAGCTGAAGGTCAGTCAGCTTTAGTTTCAGTGAGAGCCACATTCTGTATGAAGCACACACCTTTAGGTTTAGTAGAATTTGCAGAAACAATGGTTTTTGTCAGTCTCTGcagtttcctctccctctcctccgaCAGCCTGACGTACATCTCCTTCCACGATTCATACTCCTGAAGTCTGGAGTGCTTGAAGTCCCTCTGACAGTGTTTACCCCATAAATGGTCTGTCACGCCAACGTAGATCTGTGGAAACAAACAGGTTACAGGGTTAATGGCAAACAATGTTGACAATCTCTACCCCAAAGTTCTATGGAGTTGTTTACTCAActagacacacactcagtggcCACCGTAAATAAACCTGCTCAATGACAGTATCAGATCATAATCTACTACATTCCACACTGGAAAAAATTCACTAGgtccagattttcatttggatctgcctcaaatttcaaaaaatgtaatatcagtcctcttaacatgtctttttcatcaagatccatgaatcaaaaatgtagaaagtgaaaaaaagtggTTTCCACCAGACCAGAGGAGATTATTCAAATGAGCCTTCCGATTAATAACCTATGGCAACAACATGCTATTCCATTTCAGTCAACCAGGCTGTGGTAATGCAGGAAACTATACAACAGCACTGTATCAATCTAATGGCAACAACCAAAAACATGTAGAATAAAATTGTGCCGAATACTAATAACAAAGCATAttcaaaagacaaaatgttaCACTAAAAGTAAGGACATTTATTTTGGAGATGGACATAAAACACTGGAGGACTCGACCAATCAGGCATCTTCAGCTCTGCTAGCCCCACCCCAAAGGTTCTTCTACTTTTGTTAAGTACTAACCCCCAAGCATGGACTTTTTAGGGGGTTCAAATTATTTTCTGGAACATAATTTAGACCCTGCTCCCTGCGgcggggaaaaaaagaattccTGCAAAGGTTCCTAGTTCCAGGAGAAAGTTCCTGCAGTGAAAATGCAGCTCTAAAATGGTTTCAGGAAAATGACAGTGACTTCAGTTTCCTTTACAATGGCTTGCACAGCCTCCAGCCCTGGGAGGGGTCTCAGCAGGTGTACCCAATAAAGTGCCCCCcacaaaatgtattcataagTCACATTCTTACTGGGTTGCACTCCTCAATGCGTAGCAGCTGCTCCGGCATGCACCTCTCCAGCACCGGCTTGAGGATTTCAAACGGGACCCCGCCAGTTTCATGAAGCACTGTGAAGAGATCCCTGCACCTAAATACAAATCcaacaaactgacaaaacatATCAGAGCCGTGCAGAGAGGGTTCTTTGGCCTTTACTCACTGCCAATATTGTTCTGGAGGGTGCGGATACACTGTTGGTACAAGCTCAGCATGGCTGGGAGGAAGACGGTCTTGGCGCCTGAGTACACTTGCATCTTCTTGTTGAGCCGCTGACCAGTGAACATGGCGGACTCCTCGGATACGTCACAGACATCCGACTCTTTCTCGACTTtgagacaaaaagaagaagtgtgAGGAACGAAATGAGAAAGTGTGAGAATAGAGGTGTATTTGTGCTGCTGACTCTACCTTTTATGTCAACGTAATCAACACAGGATGGCTTTTCGCATTCAGGCAGAGAAGCCGGTAAAGGGATGCTCATCAACTCCATGACAGAATCCTGAAATCTCTGAGATATGATTGATTATTAATCAATATTGATCAACACactcaaaaaagcaaaacttttATGATCTTACTCAAATGTACCTGTTTCAGAGGACTACCATTTACAGATAATTTGAAAAGTTTAACATCAGGATGTTTCGTCgcctcctcttttactttattcttgAGTTTTTTGGACGGTTTCTTCGCTCCACATCGTTCTTTTTTCTTAGACACGTTCATGTCATAGTTCAAGAACGATTCGAAAGACTTGGAGGCCTCCTCTCGGT includes the following:
- the eloal gene encoding elongin A, like isoform X1 — protein: MASSSDVVKKVTRFKLQLADTAESATVLRILQKLKDLNITLEVLSETGIGKIVNSLRRHEKAGELAKSLVRGWKKLLPTSTKEGTSLTEDVSEVFSVKDKLDDQKCPDAGALTTEDLNNNCETSHSKSQDSSDEAFVKTGSKKEKQRCEEQKGKKKENPTKTEQVKQHIFQSDVLEKKTESDEMDDSFASKKNDQRDRKSRDGNKNPKEAHLKSRSDSREKLKINSDSGRFGSEKEPNKKLKKKSKESFSFESSDKYSKALKLTNVGDDESSGISRSSESRKRKRKKTSKERNPALNHEQESENKGCSKNKKAKIKPKDEGGRVDREEASKSFESFLNYDMNVSKKKERCGAKKPSKKLKNKVKEEATKHPDVKLFKLSVNGSPLKQRFQDSVMELMSIPLPASLPECEKPSCVDYVDIKVEKESDVCDVSEESAMFTGQRLNKKMQVYSGAKTVFLPAMLSLYQQCIRTLQNNIGMLHETGGVPFEILKPVLERCMPEQLLRIEECNPIYVGVTDHLWGKHCQRDFKHSRLQEYESWKEMYVRLSEERERKLQRLTKTIVSANSTKPKGRQVKMAFIHTVAKPPRDVRIQQEIHGTASQQPHPPRCSVKVEDNRLRPSCNEPSRPSSSSSGGSTTQDPRKKTKVAPMMAKSLKAFKKQLGRR
- the eloal gene encoding elongin A, like isoform X2, whose translation is MASSSDVVKKVTRFKLQLADTAESATETGIGKIVNSLRRHEKAGELAKSLVRGWKKLLPTSTKEGTSLTEDVSEVFSVKDKLDDQKCPDAGALTTEDLNNNCETSHSKSQDSSDEAFVKTGSKKEKQRCEEQKGKKKENPTKTEQVKQHIFQSDVLEKKTESDEMDDSFASKKNDQRDRKSRDGNKNPKEAHLKSRSDSREKLKINSDSGRFGSEKEPNKKLKKKSKESFSFESSDKYSKALKLTNVGDDESSGISRSSESRKRKRKKTSKERNPALNHEQESENKGCSKNKKAKIKPKDEGGRVDREEASKSFESFLNYDMNVSKKKERCGAKKPSKKLKNKVKEEATKHPDVKLFKLSVNGSPLKQRFQDSVMELMSIPLPASLPECEKPSCVDYVDIKVEKESDVCDVSEESAMFTGQRLNKKMQVYSGAKTVFLPAMLSLYQQCIRTLQNNIGMLHETGGVPFEILKPVLERCMPEQLLRIEECNPIYVGVTDHLWGKHCQRDFKHSRLQEYESWKEMYVRLSEERERKLQRLTKTIVSANSTKPKGRQVKMAFIHTVAKPPRDVRIQQEIHGTASQQPHPPRCSVKVEDNRLRPSCNEPSRPSSSSSGGSTTQDPRKKTKVAPMMAKSLKAFKKQLGRR